The following nucleotide sequence is from Terriglobales bacterium.
CTCAACTGGGCCTTCCTCACCCAGACTCCCAAGCCGGTGGGCGAGCTGGGCGGTGGCATGGCCAACGCCATGGTGGGTTCGGCCATCATCCTGGGGATAGCCAGCCTCATCGGCGTGCCCCTGGGGATCGGCTCCGGCATCTTCCTGGCGGAGCACGGAAACCACCGCTTTGCGCAACTGGTGCGCTTCACCGCCGACGTGCTCAACGGCGTGCCCTCCATCGTCACCGGCATCGCCGTCTACTCGCTGGTGGTACTCCAGCAGAAGCACTTCTCGGGCTTTGCTGGGGGCGTGGCCCTGGGCATCATGATGGTTCCTACCATCACCCGGACGACGGAGGAGATGCTGCTCATGGTGCCCAACATCGTGCGGGAGGCGTCCCTGGGACTGGGCATCCCGCGCTGGCGCACCACTCTCTCGGTGGTGCTGCGCACCGCGACCTCGGGCGTGATCACCGGCATCATGCTGGCCTTCGCGCGGGTGGCAGGAGAGACCGCTCCCCTGCTGTTCACCGCCTTCGGCAACCAGTTCTGGAGTTTGAAGCTCAATCAGCCCATGGCGGCACTGCCGCTGCAGATCTACGTGTACGCCATCTCCCCCTTCGACGACTGGCATCGCCAGGCCTGGGCGGGGGCACTGATGCTGATCGTGCTGATCGTAGGCGCCGTGGCCGCGGTGCGTGTGGCAACCTCCCGCGGCATGGTGCGAGGAGCTGCCTGATGGGCGTCGGCATGGAAGCACGCAATCTGAACGCCTGGTTCGGTCCGGCCCAGGTCCTGCATGGCATCTCCATGGACATGGCCGCCAACCAGGTCACTGCCATCATCGGGCCCTCGGGCTGCGGCAAGAGCACCTTCATCCGGTGCCTGAACCGCCTGCACGAGACCGTGCCGGGAGCGCGGGTGGAGGGCAAGGTGCAGGTGGGCGGGAACGACATCTACGGCCGCTCCGTACCTGCGGTGGAGGTACGGCGGCGCGTGGGCATGGTCTTCCAGAAACCCAACCCTTTCCCCACCATGTCCATCTACGACAACGTGGCCGCCGGGCTCAAGCTCAACGGCTTCCGCAACCGGCGGGAACTGGACCAGATCGTGGAGCACTCGCTGTGCCAGGCCGCCCTGTGGGACGAGGTGAAGGACCAGGTCAAGAAGAAATCCGGGGCCAGCCTCAGCGGGGGCCAGCAGCAGCGCCTGTGCATCGCCCGCGCCCTGGCGGTGGCGCCCGAGGTCCTGCTCATGGACGAGCCCTGCTCGGCCCTGGACCCCATCTCCACCAGCAAGATCGAGGAACTGGTCTTCGAACTGAAAAAGGACTACACCGTGGTCATCGTGACCCATAATATGCAGCAGGCCAGCCGGGTGGCCGACTTCACCGGCTTCTTCCTGCTGGGATACCTGGTGGAATTCGACCGGACGGAAAGGGTCTTCACCAACCCGGCAGACAAGCGGACCGAAGATTACGTGACAGGCAGGTTTGGATGACACGCACGCGATTTCAACTCGGACTGGACGAGCTCAAGGAGAAACTCCTGCGCATGGGCGGTTTGGCGGAGCAGGCGGTGGACCGCGCCATCGAGGCTTACGGCAGCCGCGACCCCGAGGCCAGTGAGAAGGTGTTTCGCGGGGAGCAGTCCATCAACATGGTGGAGCGGGAGATCGACGAGCTGGCCCTGGACTTGCTGGCCATGCAGCAACCGGTGGCCGTGGACCTGCGCTTCATCCTGGCCGTCATCAAGGTCAACGCCGACCTGGAGCGAGTGGGCGACCAGGCGGTGAACATCGCTGAGCGGGCCCGCGACCTGGCCGGCTTGCCGGCGGTGGAGTTGCCCGCTGACATTCCCCGCATGGCGGCTA
It contains:
- the pstA gene encoding phosphate ABC transporter permease PstA; translation: MPENRTPTSPASSRGLRYWWRLLLDRVVTVLTVLCAVLVLAPLVAIFAYLVYRGIGALNWAFLTQTPKPVGELGGGMANAMVGSAIILGIASLIGVPLGIGSGIFLAEHGNHRFAQLVRFTADVLNGVPSIVTGIAVYSLVVLQQKHFSGFAGGVALGIMMVPTITRTTEEMLLMVPNIVREASLGLGIPRWRTTLSVVLRTATSGVITGIMLAFARVAGETAPLLFTAFGNQFWSLKLNQPMAALPLQIYVYAISPFDDWHRQAWAGALMLIVLIVGAVAAVRVATSRGMVRGAA
- the pstB gene encoding phosphate ABC transporter ATP-binding protein PstB translates to MGVGMEARNLNAWFGPAQVLHGISMDMAANQVTAIIGPSGCGKSTFIRCLNRLHETVPGARVEGKVQVGGNDIYGRSVPAVEVRRRVGMVFQKPNPFPTMSIYDNVAAGLKLNGFRNRRELDQIVEHSLCQAALWDEVKDQVKKKSGASLSGGQQQRLCIARALAVAPEVLLMDEPCSALDPISTSKIEELVFELKKDYTVVIVTHNMQQASRVADFTGFFLLGYLVEFDRTERVFTNPADKRTEDYVTGRFG
- the phoU gene encoding phosphate signaling complex protein PhoU; amino-acid sequence: MTRTRFQLGLDELKEKLLRMGGLAEQAVDRAIEAYGSRDPEASEKVFRGEQSINMVEREIDELALDLLAMQQPVAVDLRFILAVIKVNADLERVGDQAVNIAERARDLAGLPAVELPADIPRMAATATGMVRQALEAFIRADADLAQQVLGSDNSVDRMKREIEAAMMAQMKQSPASARQALDTLLIARNLERVADHGTNIAEDVIFWVRGADVRHLGPGTPATPLP